One region of Diabrotica undecimpunctata isolate CICGRU chromosome 6, icDiaUnde3, whole genome shotgun sequence genomic DNA includes:
- the LOC140443135 gene encoding uncharacterized protein, which translates to MGFCFVLLVCQRLSIKYFSGVNKMPRLKSINKRSTKRSRTLIKCQKNKKEISVVACGSTSDKENKEAVQSTLSDLHEFSFISSDEYESINNHRLEIQKEPVKQTYLNGHRIVDLHYVIQWALNLQFAHSKVCTMGNLQIIDEKHKGLVSTVILLCNMCGYKTEKSTENPCEQSTINYGAVWDTLSTGGTDVQLTGLLGALDIPSISYRLFHNIEIELGDKWIEGLWKSIEEAGIKERELAVAEGQLDSDGIPWTTVYCDEGWSHRSYGHSYNASSGVAVIIGKFTKKLLYLGVRNKYCSLCARYESKNEPVPLHTCCKNWQGSSTAMETSILVEGFKQSQIVHGLKFLQFIADGDSSVYAKICEEVAYGQYVTKIECRNHAIKNYGKALYKIKADTTVNKEARALLTNNKIKELQNCCTKIINSAAYADVENLKANLEKSIDHVFGNHVVCSDQYCTKQQQSDAHLMTLVKNTGLYFHINGSLQRLISKGHRLIDKETNNRAEMYMSILCKFNAGKRLNLWEG; encoded by the exons ATGGGATTTTGTTTTGTGCTTTTGGTATGCCAAAGGttatctattaaatatttttcaggTGTGAACAAAATGCCTAGATTAAAGTCCATTAATAAAAGATCTACTAAGCGTAGTCGCACATTGATTAaatgtcagaaaaataaaaaagaaatttcagTAGTAGCTTGTGGTTCTACGAGTGACAAAGAGAA CAAAGAAGCAGTGCAATCAACCTTATCAGATTTACATGAGTTCAGCTTTATTTCTTCAGATGAATATGAAAG CATTAACAATCATCGTCTGGAAATTCAAAAAGAACCAGTAAAACAAACATATCTTAATGGACACCGAATTGTTGACTTACATTATGTAATACAGTGGGCTTTAAACTTACAGTTTGCTCATTCGAAAGTTTGTACGATGGGAAATCTACAGATaattgatgaaaaacataaaGGTTTAGTTTCAACAGTGATACTACTATGCAACATGTGTGGCTATAAGACTGAAAAGTCAACAGAAAACCCTTGTGAGCAGTCAACTATTAATTATGGAGCTGTTTGGGACACATTATCAACAGGTGGTACAGATGTACAGTTAACAGGATTGTTAG gtgCATTAGATATTCCTTCCATATCTTATCGATTGTTCCATAATATTGAAATTGAACTTGGGGATAAGTGGATAGAAGGATTATGGAAGTCCATAGAAGAAGCTGGTATAAAGGAAAGAGAATTGGCTGTAGCAGAAGGGCAACTAGATTCTGATGGCATACCATGGACTACTGTGTATTGTGACGAAGGTTGGAGTCACAGATCTTATGGACATAGCTATAATGCATCATCGGGCGTT GCAGTTATTATTggaaaatttactaaaaaattattatatttgggAGTTAGAAATAAGTATTGTTCATTATGTGCCCGTTATGAATCTAAAAACGAGCCTGTACCTCTTCACACTTGTTGTAAAAACTGGCAAGGCTCATCTACCGCAATGGAGACATCTATACTAGTTGAAGGATTTAAACAAAGCCAAATTGTTCATGGACTTAAATTTTTGCAGTTTATAGCAGATGGAGACTCAAGTGTATATGCTAAAATTTGCGAAGAGGTTGCCTATGGACAATATGTAACAAAAATAGAATGTCGCAATCATGCAATTAAAAATTATGGAAAagctttatataaaattaaagctgATACTACAGTCAACAAAGAAGCTAGAGCACTTCTGACtaacaataaaattaaagaactgcAGAATTGCTgtacaaaaataattaattctGCTGCTTATGCTGATGTGGAAAATTTAAAAGCAAATTTGGAAAAAAGTATAGACCACGTCTTTGGCAACCATGTTGTTTGTAGCGATCAGTATTGTACAAAACAGCAGCAATCAGATGCACATTTGATGACATTAGTTAAAAATACTGGCTTATACTTTCATATAAATG GTTCTTTGCAGAGACTCATTTCTAAAGGTCACCGATTAATTGATAAAGAAACCAATAATCGTGCTGAAATGTACATGTCCATTTTGTGTAAATTTAATGCGGGCAAGAGGCTAAACCTCTGGGAGGGGTAG